The Paenibacillus sp. FSL R7-0204 genome includes a region encoding these proteins:
- a CDS encoding glycosyltransferase yields the protein MLHSLEPISVSSFFYCGQNTDISPIGQFHHPEFILIGDRVTIKEDYCIQSTVQDSLPVPKIIIGDGCRCEQGFTLQAINRIEIKPRVSIGSNVSISDARHEYRQVGLPVLAQGWMDGTGEVIIGEGTQIGDGTVISGNVRIGKHCVIQPGSLVEQDLPDYCVAGGSPAQILQQELPIPEQETTGWSQESGTPESTPLLSICIPTYNRAANLDQCLSSIFSQLQDDNQVEVIVCDNASTDATPQVIARYASRYPCLRSFRNSLNVGADRNIYLVAQLAKGKFIKWHGDDDYFVENSIPTLLDVIQHHMHCGIIYLNVHNHDGQVYTAEGASDYLRTSGIMSTFISGIILRRKDFEQIKEPFRYIDSSLNQAYLQYEILTTNPTFCVVNRRIFNFAGNPPAGYNLGEVVFRNYQSILRHFIGKGLTEEDIGQEKEASLYNYILPWYSEIMNEHAPVVINDFEDIFREFYSEESYFEDILQWIGYVKALAQ from the coding sequence ATGTTACATTCCTTAGAGCCTATATCAGTTTCCAGTTTCTTTTACTGTGGCCAAAACACAGATATCTCTCCCATCGGACAATTTCATCACCCCGAGTTCATTCTCATCGGCGACAGGGTAACAATAAAAGAGGATTACTGTATACAGTCAACCGTACAAGATTCTTTGCCTGTACCCAAAATTATTATAGGAGATGGTTGCAGATGTGAGCAAGGGTTCACTCTTCAAGCCATAAATAGAATTGAAATCAAGCCTCGTGTCAGTATTGGCAGTAATGTTAGTATATCAGATGCCAGGCATGAGTATCGTCAGGTAGGATTACCGGTATTAGCACAAGGATGGATGGATGGCACCGGAGAAGTTATCATCGGGGAAGGTACACAAATTGGCGATGGAACCGTTATTTCAGGTAATGTCAGAATAGGAAAACACTGCGTGATCCAGCCTGGAAGTCTTGTCGAGCAAGATCTTCCGGATTACTGTGTGGCAGGCGGATCTCCGGCACAAATTCTACAGCAGGAGCTGCCCATTCCCGAACAGGAAACTACAGGTTGGAGTCAAGAATCCGGCACACCGGAGTCTACACCGCTTCTCTCCATTTGCATTCCGACTTATAATCGTGCGGCCAATCTTGATCAATGCCTTTCCTCCATATTCAGCCAATTGCAGGACGACAACCAGGTAGAAGTCATTGTCTGTGACAATGCCTCCACAGATGCTACTCCTCAAGTGATTGCACGATATGCCAGCCGTTACCCTTGTCTCAGATCCTTCAGAAACAGCTTGAACGTAGGGGCCGACCGCAATATATATCTTGTAGCTCAACTGGCAAAGGGCAAGTTTATTAAATGGCATGGTGATGATGATTATTTTGTAGAGAATTCAATCCCCACTCTGCTGGATGTCATTCAACATCATATGCATTGTGGAATTATATATTTGAATGTGCATAATCATGATGGCCAGGTTTATACTGCAGAAGGCGCATCCGACTACCTCAGAACTTCCGGCATAATGTCAACATTTATTTCCGGGATTATTTTAAGAAGGAAGGATTTTGAACAAATCAAAGAACCTTTCCGTTATATAGATTCATCACTGAATCAGGCTTACCTGCAATACGAAATATTAACTACAAATCCTACATTTTGCGTGGTCAACCGGAGAATTTTTAATTTTGCCGGAAATCCTCCAGCAGGATACAATCTCGGTGAAGTCGTCTTTCGAAATTATCAGTCTATTTTACGTCATTTCATTGGTAAAGGATTAACCGAGGAGGATATTGGCCAAGAGAAAGAGGCTTCTTTATACAATTACATTCTCCCTTGGTATAGTGAAATTATGAATGAGCATGCCCCCGTAGTCATCAATGACTTTGAGGATATCTTTAGAGAGTTCTATAGCGAAGAGTCTTATTTCGAAGATATCCTTCAGTGGATTGGTTATGTAAAAGCTCTTGCACAATAA
- a CDS encoding methyltransferase domain-containing protein, with the protein MYNPDATQANHQPDLQESQLSKTHLNLLNYANFLYNQKNHENAAVFYEKFLQEAKTLNEETFEAYGRLTDCYVTSGDVDKALLSAFQSFTYGIPHPVICYKIGNAFVQKSQLNMAIFWFDMATKETIANEHVNYDASFAQWLPHLQLCVCYEMLGDHTKAYHHHSLAQKYNPDHPSIVLNQKYFETLFRTNGEPYPRTQEKAEGSKANDTASMENKVEIAEQNDVVFTGERLVINDTVKKNHGDVLEEHLNRYRLAQHFVKDKRVLDAACGAGYGSKMLQAAGASHVLGVDIDEASLVNARKTYGHDQIEYAYGNVNKLELEDKSFDIIVSFETIEHINDGSVWIKESSRLLKDDGIFIVSTPNRSQTNPVKYFVEQPQNFHHKYEYTITEFVGELLKEYDILELYGQTFVSDYSSIQTQAIRNAIGLKSTTTPYNNPVINGHELIELGKVKDMNPLYVVAVCKKKLVLR; encoded by the coding sequence ATGTACAATCCGGATGCGACTCAGGCCAACCATCAACCAGATTTACAGGAATCTCAGCTATCCAAAACCCATCTCAATTTATTGAACTATGCCAACTTTTTATATAACCAGAAAAATCATGAGAACGCTGCTGTATTTTATGAAAAGTTTCTTCAGGAAGCAAAGACATTAAATGAAGAAACCTTCGAGGCCTACGGGAGGCTCACAGATTGTTACGTTACTTCTGGTGATGTGGATAAAGCTTTGTTATCCGCATTCCAGTCCTTTACTTATGGAATCCCTCACCCCGTAATCTGTTACAAAATCGGAAATGCATTCGTGCAGAAAAGCCAATTGAACATGGCTATCTTCTGGTTTGATATGGCTACCAAAGAAACAATAGCGAATGAACACGTAAACTATGATGCCTCTTTTGCACAATGGCTCCCCCATTTACAATTATGTGTATGCTATGAAATGCTGGGGGATCATACCAAAGCTTACCACCACCATAGTTTAGCCCAAAAATATAATCCCGATCATCCAAGTATAGTACTCAATCAAAAGTATTTTGAAACTTTGTTCCGTACAAACGGAGAACCCTACCCAAGAACTCAAGAAAAGGCCGAAGGATCGAAAGCAAACGACACAGCATCAATGGAAAATAAAGTCGAAATAGCCGAACAAAACGATGTTGTTTTCACAGGAGAACGGCTTGTCATTAACGATACTGTCAAAAAGAACCACGGAGATGTGCTTGAGGAGCACCTGAACAGATACAGATTAGCCCAACACTTCGTCAAGGATAAACGGGTGCTGGATGCCGCCTGCGGGGCAGGGTATGGCAGTAAAATGCTGCAGGCGGCCGGAGCGAGTCATGTCCTTGGTGTAGATATCGATGAAGCCAGCTTGGTCAATGCGCGCAAAACGTATGGCCATGATCAGATAGAGTATGCCTACGGCAATGTTAACAAGCTTGAGCTTGAAGATAAGAGCTTTGATATCATTGTTTCCTTCGAGACCATTGAGCATATCAATGACGGCAGTGTATGGATCAAAGAATCCTCCAGACTGCTCAAGGATGACGGCATCTTCATTGTCTCCACGCCTAACCGCAGCCAAACGAACCCTGTCAAATATTTTGTGGAGCAACCACAAAATTTTCATCACAAATATGAATATACAATTACCGAGTTTGTGGGTGAGCTGCTGAAAGAATATGATATCCTTGAGCTGTATGGGCAAACCTTTGTTTCAGATTATTCTTCTATACAGACTCAAGCTATCCGAAATGCGATTGGTTTGAAATCTACAACCACGCCTTATAACAACCCCGTCATCAACGGTCACGAGCTAATAGAACTAGGAAAAGTAAAAGATATGAATCCCTTATATGTAGTGGCTGTATGCAAAAAAAAGCTTGTTCTTCGATGA